AACCTGGATAATATACTTCACCCGTCACAACTACAAGTTCCAACATTGCAAAGCTTAGGTGTGTAACTAAACATGCCTATGGGCCAATGATTTCAAAATTTTGTTGTTATATATCTGCTGTATGATTGTAGTTTAAATTCAATTAACAATTATGTTCTAGGGCTAACTGTAAAATTATCAgcaccaactagtactagtacaGATGTTAACAAACAGTATGATCATTACGCACCGAGCCCAACAATAAAACATGAAGGTACCTTTTGTAACTCCGACTTATTATATGTTTTCCTTCAATGCCATGTCAAGATTTTTTTTTAAACACATGATTTTTTAATGGAAATGGTTTACACTCTTTGGCTTCCTCAGATGAAGCTGTGTCAGCGTCCAAACAGGCACTGCTGCCTAGAATGCAACCTAGTCTTTCACCGGATCATTTTTATCAGTCACCAGAAATATCTTCATCTATACAGAGTCCAGGTGAATTGCTGTTCAGTATGATGCTGAACTCTACCTGTATCTGTGTAACTGTGAAATCCAGTTTCGAATAACGAAAACTTCATTGCTTTATTCAAAGGCCAACCTTCCCCTCCTTCACAAATGGTTTCTCCAGCTACTCAAACAGGCAATCATCATCTTCAAGAACAAATGCCTGCAGCTTCGCCATCTCTTCCAGTTGAACCACATGCGTCTCATCCTAAAATTGCTGTGAACACTCCAGCTGCCGCACATTTTTTAACACAGCCACCCTGGTGTAAGAACTATCTGGATCTGCTTTACGTCCTCAATGTCATTACCATTTGGTCAATTATTTGTTTCTCAATTTTCATATAATTTTACCTTGACCAGCATCTCAACAGCCTCCATCTTCACCTTCCACTGGCAGTCAATCAACACAGCCAGCTCCTTTACCCCATAGATATGGCCATTGTAAGATTGTTGGATCTGATGTTATATCATGTTATTTGTTTTAGTTAATATACACTGTGTTGTTACTTTATTAGCTTAATAAAATGGTGTCAACTTCTCATATTTACCTAACCCAGAATCTGTTGCGACCTGTGATTCGTATGGCAAGCAGCTCCTTCGTCATTCCATACTCCTCCAACAGGCCAGGACACACTTAGAGTACCAGTTGCTTCACCTCCAGGAGAACCACCCAGCAAAAAAAAGCCACCACAGGAAGGTATAGTTTTTATTGATGTCTAGTCATATAGCTGGTCCATACGTTTCAAAGTTTTCAGTTTTTTCTCACCCAGATTTTGGTTTATATAACCTTTTATGTATGTGTCAGTAGTACCACCGACGCCCATCGCTCCTGCATCCAGTCAGGACAAGGATGGCATATCATTTGCTAGACCTCCAAATAACTTGCCAAGTCACAGCAGCTCACCGCCAAAAGGTTCAGTCTACCTGATTCAGTGCAGATTTTTTTCATAGCATTTCTAAAGGAGCTATTTGCTTCGGAATAGGCACAAGGGAGACTAATCATTTAACTCCTGCCGCTCCACCTTCGATACACCGGGCCATTCAAACTCCCCCACAAGAGAGGCAACGTCCCCATTCAAATGGTACTGAACTCAATCATGTCATTCTGTAGATTTATCCTCTTCATTTATGCACTCCAAATATATGATGGGCAATATCTGCTGTTTGTCCATCATTAATCACTTGTGCCGTTGACGGGACTAGGTGCGCTAAGGAGCGGAGATCACATTTTTTGTTCTTATACATCACTGTGCAGGACCAGCTGCTTctccaacaacaacaatccatcCTGCCAACCATGGGAAGGCCAATGGCGTTCCAGTTGCATCACCTTTAAAAGGCAGACATCACCATTCCATAGCTGTAAATAATACACATGGGATCCATGGGGCTCCAACTGTGGCACCGTCAAAGGGAAGGCATCACCGTTCCTTGCCTGTCAATAGGACATCTGTAGAAGGTATCCCATCAAGGCACCAACCATACCTACTAGGCCACAACCATAATGAACTTATTGCCGATAGTGAAATTTATGAATTTATATTGTGCAGGACCTGTCCATTCTCCCCAAATTTCTCCCGGCATCCATAGGAGAAGACATGGCATTCCAGTTGCTGCACCACCAAAGGAACCTTCCAGCCATGTACCACCTGCAAATCATAAACACCACAAAGGTATCCACAATCCCACTAGCGAAAAGATAATTAGAAATAAGTACATTCATCTCAGTAAGTGATGTTTGGTGCAGGTTCCTTTCCTGTCATAAGCCCTGCTCCACATAGAACTGGTAATGCTTCTGCAACAAGCCATGGACATTCAGGTTTAGATCATAGTCCTGCTCCAGCACCACTAGTCTTGTCTCCATCCAGTGGAAAAGATGGAAATCCAGTGTATGCTCCGCATCACCCTCATCAATATCATTCACCTTCATATTCTCCAGGTTAGTTGTGATAATTGTAGGAAAAGAAGTGGTAATTCACAATTGTCCAACTTAATCTCATATATAGACAACAGAGTAAAGGCCAAATGGGCTAATATACGTATGTATTGCAATTTGCTCTTATTCTTTACATTATCTCATCCCTTCTAGCTCTTCAAAATGGAATGAACACAGGTTCAAACAATGTAGCTACAGGATGCTACCGAGTGATATAGAATGCTATAGGAAGCCTACACGAGATTGTCGCCCCGGGCCGCGGTCTGGCGTGCCCGGGGTTTGTCTGCACCCTACAACCACACCTTTCCGAGGGCACTAATATATTGAGTTAGGTTGGGTTCAACCGTGCATGCTGACTGACATCCTTGAGAACTGATTATGCTAATGCATTGATAAGTACACATACGTTTCATCAGTAATGCCAGAATTGTGAAATGGCCATATTTGCAGACTAAATATTACTCCCTCCGACCCATAATAAGTGTCGCAGTTTTGAACTAAGGTTGAACTAACCTTAGTTCAAAActgcgacacttattttggatcggagggagtatgatTTAAAGTAAATATTTTGTCCACAATATTGGTTGAGACTCATCCAAGCATGCGGAGTATATCCTAGCTCTACTACGGGCATTTGGCTATATGCAAGTATTTATCACGAGGTCCTCAATTTCGATCCTGCATTAAATACGTTGAAAGTGTCTTCTTTCTCTATTCATGCTGAATCCAATAGGGCCAGAAGCAATCTAGGTTTACATGGCTTTAATATGAACTAGCCGGAATTTTCCCATGCAATTGCGTGTCAAGatccttttttttctttctatATGACTTCTTTTAGCAACCAAGCAGGTGTTCTGCCATTCATATAATAGGGGAAAAGAGTTGCAAATATTtacaagaaaagaaaaaaagactAGTTACAAACTTCATATAAAATATATACTAACTGTATTTGTGATACAACTATAAATAACTACGCATATCTGATTGATATGTAATGCTGGACCCACTATAACCGACGACGTGGATCTTTCTCTTTTTCATCTGATTAATGTAGTAACTTCTAGGCCTCCAAAGTGAATGTGTTGTTTTCTGGTTGATGAATGGTAACCTAATTATAATTGACTTATATTTATGTACAATTGTACATCCAGAACCTGCTCCACCACCTGACAATTCTGCAGTTAGAAAGCCCAGGGCTTTGGTACCAGCACCAAGTCATTCCTTGTCGCCTCCACCTCCAAATTCATGTATGATACATATACTTTATTGCCGTCTGAAATTTATCAATTCAAATATTCTGTATATTCAATTTAACCGGGCTGCTACATTTTAAGTACTAATCGCTCAGCTGTGGTTCACTCATCCTTTTTTTTTGCTAGACTGCACGGCGTTAAATTGTAAAGATCCTATGACCAATAGTCCTCCAGGAACAACATGCCTCTGTGTGTTGCCAATAAAAGTTGAGCTTCGATTAGGTATAGCACTGTACATGTTCTTTGCATTGGTCTCAGAACTTGCACAAGAAATTGCATCTGGAGTGTTCATGAACCAAAGTCAAGTTCATGTTATGGGAGCAAATGCTGCAACTGAAGACCCTGAGAAGACAATTGTCCTCATTGATCTTGTGCCACTGGGAGCAAGATTTGACAATACAACAACACTTACAGTATTTGAAAGGTTTTGGCACAAACAGGTCATCATAAATCCTACGGATTTTGGAAACTATGATGTGTTATATGTTCAATACCCAGGTGAGAGTTCTTTATAACTACTTTTGTGTTATTCATCTTAATACTGTTTTCCTTATGTTAACATCTTCCTACCTATCATGTCGGTTTTTTAATCTTTGATTTGACTTGATTCTGCAGTTGCTTTGTTTATTATTCAGGTCTCTAGTCATCTATCACTCTGTTTCTCTCTGGAAAAATGGTCATGGTAATACTTTGTTTCATTTACTCATTCAGGTCTTCCTTCGTCACCACCATCAGCTCCTGGAAATCTGAACAACAGTCTTAGCAATGGAAATGA
The Triticum urartu cultivar G1812 unplaced genomic scaffold, Tu2.1 TuUngrouped_contig_6473, whole genome shotgun sequence DNA segment above includes these coding regions:
- the LOC125530664 gene encoding receptor-like serine/threonine-protein kinase ALE2 isoform X5, translated to MGRRQGGNGWGVCAALALASLVSAVVILGGGGHQQSHAPAFGRKVLLSITSGHPQINLDNILHPSQLQVPTLQSLDEAVSASKQALLPRMQPSLSPDHFYQSPEISSSIQSPGQPSPPSQMVSPATQTGNHHLQEQMPAASPSLPVEPHASHPKIAVNTPAAAHFLTQPPWSSQQPPSSPSTGSQSTQPAPLPHRYGHSPSSFHTPPTGQDTLRVPVASPPGEPPSKKKPPQEVVPPTPIAPASSQDKDGISFARPPNNLPSHSSSPPKGTRETNHLTPAAPPSIHRAIQTPPQERQRPHSNGPAASPTTTIHPANHGKANGVPVASPLKGRHHHSIAVNNTHGIHGAPTVAPSKGRHHRSLPVNRTSVEGPVHSPQISPGIHRRRHGIPVAAPPKEPSSHVPPANHKHHKGSFPVISPAPHRTGNASATSHGHSGLDHSPAPAPLVLSPSSGKDGNPVYAPHHPHQYHSPSYSPEPAPPPDNSAVRKPRALVPAPSHSLSPPPPNSYCTALNCKDPMTNSPPGTTCLCVLPIKVELRLGIALYMFFALVSELAQEIASGVFMNQSQVHVMGANAATEDPEKTIVLIDLVPLGARFDNTTTLTVFERFWHKQVIINPTDFGNYDVLYVQYPGLPSSPPSAPGNLNNSLSNGNDQRLHPLAADIGNHRETKSRGIIVIIVLSSVFALILCAGAALVIYFKLRNHHHLTEASLTPEKPADSAVAGSRLESRPISASPSFSSSIVAYKGSAKIFSLVEMDRATQRFDESRIIGEGGFGRVYEGILEDGERVAVKVLKRDDQQGTREFLAEVEMLSRLHHRNLVKLIGICSEEHMRCLVYELVPNGSLESHLHGSDKDTALLDWDARLKIALGAARGLAYLHEDSSPRVIHRDFKSSNILLEHDFTPKVSDFGLARTAIGEGNEHISTRVMGTFGYVAPEYAMTGHLLVKSDVYSYGVVLLELLTGRKPVDMSRPPGQENLVTWACPFLTNRDGLETLIDASLGSSIPLDSIAKVAAIASMCVQPEVDQRPFMGEVVQALKLVCKEGSEFNESRSFSQDLHIQDAEIISRASLDMDAGPVLSTEQFTASARYDTLDASGSFRRYSSSGPLKVGRTERNRERGLSTGSSSEHCGLQRFRMDSE
- the LOC125530664 gene encoding receptor-like serine/threonine-protein kinase ALE2 isoform X7; the protein is MGRRQGGNGWGVCAALALASLVSAVVILGGGGHQQSHAPAFGRKVLLSITSGHPQINLDNILHPSQLQVPTLQSLDEAVSASKQALLPRMQPSLSPDHFYQSPEISSSIQSPATQTGNHHLQEQMPAASPSLPVEPHASHPKIAVNTPAAAHFLTQPPWSSQQPPSSPSTGSQSTQPAPLPHRYGHSPSSFHTPPTGQDTLRVPVASPPGEPPSKKKPPQEVVPPTPIAPASSQDKDGISFARPPNNLPSHSSSPPKGTRETNHLTPAAPPSIHRAIQTPPQERQRPHSNGPAASPTTTIHPANHGKANGVPVASPLKGRHHHSIAVNNTHGIHGAPTVAPSKGRHHRSLPVNRTSVEGPVHSPQISPGIHRRRHGIPVAAPPKEPSSHVPPANHKHHKGSFPVISPAPHRTGNASATSHGHSGLDHSPAPAPLVLSPSSGKDGNPVYAPHHPHQYHSPSYSPEPAPPPDNSAVRKPRALVPAPSHSLSPPPPNSYCTALNCKDPMTNSPPGTTCLCVLPIKVELRLGIALYMFFALVSELAQEIASGVFMNQSQVHVMGANAATEDPEKTIVLIDLVPLGARFDNTTTLTVFERFWHKQVIINPTDFGNYDVLYVQYPGLPSSPPSAPGNLNNSLSNGNDQRLHPLAADIGNHRETKSRGIIVIIVLSSVFALILCAGAALVIYFKLRNHHHLTEASLTPEKPADSAVAGSRLESRPISASPSFSSSIVAYKGSAKIFSLVEMDRATQRFDESRIIGEGGFGRVYEGILEDGERVAVKVLKRDDQQGTREFLAEVEMLSRLHHRNLVKLIGICSEEHMRCLVYELVPNGSLESHLHGSDKDTALLDWDARLKIALGAARGLAYLHEDSSPRVIHRDFKSSNILLEHDFTPKVSDFGLARTAIGEGNEHISTRVMGTFGYVAPEYAMTGHLLVKSDVYSYGVVLLELLTGRKPVDMSRPPGQENLVTWACPFLTNRDGLETLIDASLGSSIPLDSIAKVAAIASMCVQPEVDQRPFMGEVVQALKLVCKEGSEFNESRSFSQDLHIQDAEIISRASLDMDAGPVLSTEQFTASARYDTLDASGSFRRYSSSGPLKVGRTERNRERGLSTGSSSEHCGLQRFRMDSE
- the LOC125530664 gene encoding receptor-like serine/threonine-protein kinase ALE2 isoform X3, with translation MGRRQGGNGWGVCAALALASLVSAVVILGGGGHQQSHAPAFGRKVLLSITSGHPQINLDNILHPSQLQVPTLQSLAPTSTSTDVNKQYDHYAPSPTIKHEDEAVSASKQALLPRMQPSLSPDHFYQSPEISSSIQSPGQPSPPSQMVSPATQTGNHHLQEQMPAASPSLPVEPHASHPKIAVNTPAAAHFLTQPPWSSQQPPSSPSTGSQSTQPAPLPHRYGHSPSSFHTPPTGQDTLRVPVASPPGEPPSKKKPPQEVVPPTPIAPASSQDKDGISFARPPNNLPSHSSSPPKGTRETNHLTPAAPPSIHRAIQTPPQERQRPHSNGPAASPTTTIHPANHGKANGVPVASPLKGRHHHSIAVNNTHGIHGAPTVAPSKGRHHRSLPVNRTSVEGPVHSPQISPGIHRRRHGIPVAAPPKEPSSHVPPANHKHHKGSFPVISPAPHRTGNASATSHGHSGLDHSPAPAPLVLSPSSGKDGNPVYAPHHPHQYHSPSYSPEPAPPPDNSAVRKPRALVPAPSHSLSPPPPNSYCTALNCKDPMTNSPPGTTCLCVLPIKVELRLGIALYMFFALVSELAQEIASGVFMNQSQVHVMGANAATEDPEKTIVLIDLVPLGARFDNTTTLTVFERFWHKQVIINPTDFGNYDVLYVQYPGLPSSPPSAPGNLNNSLSNGNDQRLHPLAADIGNHRETKSRGIIVIIVLSSVFALILCAGAALVIYFKLRNHHHLTEASLTPEKPADSAVAGSRLESRPISASPSFSSSIVAYKGSAKIFSLVEMDRATQRFDESRIIGEGGFGRVYEGILEDGERVAVKVLKRDDQQGTREFLAEVEMLSRLHHRNLVKLIGICSEEHMRCLVYELVPNGSLESHLHGSDKDTALLDWDARLKIALGAARGLAYLHEDSSPRVIHRDFKSSNILLEHDFTPKVSDFGLARTAIGEGNEHISTRVMGTFGYVAPEYAMTGHLLVKSDVYSYGVVLLELLTGRKPVDMSRPPGQENLVTWACPFLTNRDGLETLIDASLGSSIPLDSIAKVAAIASMCVQPEVDQRPFMGEVVQALKLVCKEGSEFNESRSFSQDLHIQDAEIISRASLDMDAGPVLSTEQFTASARYDTLDASGSFRRYSSSGPLKVGRTERNRERGLSTGSSSEHCGLQRFRMDSE
- the LOC125530664 gene encoding receptor-like serine/threonine-protein kinase ALE2 isoform X6, with product MGRRQGGNGWGVCAALALASLVSAVVILGGGGHQQSHAPAFGRKVLLSITSGHPQINLDNILHPSQLQVPTLQSLGLTVKLSAPTSTSTDVNKQYDHYAPSPTIKHEDEAVSASKQALLPRMQPSLSPDHFYQSPEISSSIQSPGQPSPPSQMVSPATQTGNHHLQEQMPAASPSLPVEPHASHPKIAVNTPAAAHFLTQPPWSSQQPPSSPSTGSQSTQPAPLPHRYGHSPSSFHTPPTGQDTLRVPVASPPGEPPSKKKPPQEVVPPTPIAPASSQDKDGISFARPPNNLPSHSSSPPKGTRETNHLTPAAPPSIHRAIQTPPQERQRPHSNGPAASPTTTIHPANHGKANGVPVASPLKGRHHHSIAVNNTHGIHGAPTVAPSKGRHHRSLPVNRTSVEGPVHSPQISPGIHRRRHGIPVAAPPKEPSSHVPPANHKHHKGSFPVISPAPHRTGNASATSHGHSGLDHSPAPAPLVLSPSSGKDGNPVYAPHHPHQYHSPSYSPDCTALNCKDPMTNSPPGTTCLCVLPIKVELRLGIALYMFFALVSELAQEIASGVFMNQSQVHVMGANAATEDPEKTIVLIDLVPLGARFDNTTTLTVFERFWHKQVIINPTDFGNYDVLYVQYPGLPSSPPSAPGNLNNSLSNGNDQRLHPLAADIGNHRETKSRGIIVIIVLSSVFALILCAGAALVIYFKLRNHHHLTEASLTPEKPADSAVAGSRLESRPISASPSFSSSIVAYKGSAKIFSLVEMDRATQRFDESRIIGEGGFGRVYEGILEDGERVAVKVLKRDDQQGTREFLAEVEMLSRLHHRNLVKLIGICSEEHMRCLVYELVPNGSLESHLHGSDKDTALLDWDARLKIALGAARGLAYLHEDSSPRVIHRDFKSSNILLEHDFTPKVSDFGLARTAIGEGNEHISTRVMGTFGYVAPEYAMTGHLLVKSDVYSYGVVLLELLTGRKPVDMSRPPGQENLVTWACPFLTNRDGLETLIDASLGSSIPLDSIAKVAAIASMCVQPEVDQRPFMGEVVQALKLVCKEGSEFNESRSFSQDLHIQDAEIISRASLDMDAGPVLSTEQFTASARYDTLDASGSFRRYSSSGPLKVGRTERNRERGLSTGSSSEHCGLQRFRMDSE
- the LOC125530664 gene encoding receptor-like serine/threonine-protein kinase ALE2 isoform X1, producing MGRRQGGNGWGVCAALALASLVSAVVILGGGGHQQSHAPAFGRKVLLSITSGHPQINLDNILHPSQLQVPTLQSLGLTVKLSAPTSTSTDVNKQYDHYAPSPTIKHEDEAVSASKQALLPRMQPSLSPDHFYQSPEISSSIQSPGQPSPPSQMVSPATQTGNHHLQEQMPAASPSLPVEPHASHPKIAVNTPAAAHFLTQPPWSSQQPPSSPSTGSQSTQPAPLPHRYGHSPSSFHTPPTGQDTLRVPVASPPGEPPSKKKPPQEVVPPTPIAPASSQDKDGISFARPPNNLPSHSSSPPKGTRETNHLTPAAPPSIHRAIQTPPQERQRPHSNGPAASPTTTIHPANHGKANGVPVASPLKGRHHHSIAVNNTHGIHGAPTVAPSKGRHHRSLPVNRTSVEGPVHSPQISPGIHRRRHGIPVAAPPKEPSSHVPPANHKHHKGSFPVISPAPHRTGNASATSHGHSGLDHSPAPAPLVLSPSSGKDGNPVYAPHHPHQYHSPSYSPEPAPPPDNSAVRKPRALVPAPSHSLSPPPPNSYCTALNCKDPMTNSPPGTTCLCVLPIKVELRLGIALYMFFALVSELAQEIASGVFMNQSQVHVMGANAATEDPEKTIVLIDLVPLGARFDNTTTLTVFERFWHKQVIINPTDFGNYDVLYVQYPGLPSSPPSAPGNLNNSLSNGNDQRLHPLAADIGNHRETKSRGIIVIIVLSSVFALILCAGAALVIYFKLRNHHHLTEASLTPEKPADSAVAGSRLESRPISASPSFSSSIVAYKGSAKIFSLVEMDRATQRFDESRIIGEGGFGRVYEGILEDGERVAVKVLKRDDQQGTREFLAEVEMLSRLHHRNLVKLIGICSEEHMRCLVYELVPNGSLESHLHGSDKDTALLDWDARLKIALGAARGLAYLHEDSSPRVIHRDFKSSNILLEHDFTPKVSDFGLARTAIGEGNEHISTRVMGTFGYVAPEYAMTGHLLVKSDVYSYGVVLLELLTGRKPVDMSRPPGQENLVTWACPFLTNRDGLETLIDASLGSSIPLDSIAKVAAIASMCVQPEVDQRPFMGEVVQALKLVCKEGSEFNESRSFSQDLHIQDAEIISRASLDMDAGPVLSTEQFTASARYDTLDASGSFRRYSSSGPLKVGRTERNRERGLSTGSSSEHCGLQRFRMDSE
- the LOC125530664 gene encoding receptor-like serine/threonine-protein kinase ALE2 isoform X2; this encodes MGRRQGGNGWGVCAALALASLVSAVVILGGGGHQQSHAPAFGRKVLLSITSGHPQINLDNILHPSQLQVPTLQSLGLTVKLSAPTSTSTDVNKQYDHYAPSPTIKHEDEAVSASKQALLPRMQPSLSPDHFYQSPEISSSIQSPGQPSPPSQMVSPATQTGNHHLQEQMPAASPSLPVEPHASHPKIAVNTPAAAHFLTQPPWSSQQPPSSPSTGSQSTQPAPLPHRYGHSPSSFHTPPTGQDTLRVPVASPPGEPPSKKKPPQEVPPTPIAPASSQDKDGISFARPPNNLPSHSSSPPKGTRETNHLTPAAPPSIHRAIQTPPQERQRPHSNGPAASPTTTIHPANHGKANGVPVASPLKGRHHHSIAVNNTHGIHGAPTVAPSKGRHHRSLPVNRTSVEGPVHSPQISPGIHRRRHGIPVAAPPKEPSSHVPPANHKHHKGSFPVISPAPHRTGNASATSHGHSGLDHSPAPAPLVLSPSSGKDGNPVYAPHHPHQYHSPSYSPEPAPPPDNSAVRKPRALVPAPSHSLSPPPPNSYCTALNCKDPMTNSPPGTTCLCVLPIKVELRLGIALYMFFALVSELAQEIASGVFMNQSQVHVMGANAATEDPEKTIVLIDLVPLGARFDNTTTLTVFERFWHKQVIINPTDFGNYDVLYVQYPGLPSSPPSAPGNLNNSLSNGNDQRLHPLAADIGNHRETKSRGIIVIIVLSSVFALILCAGAALVIYFKLRNHHHLTEASLTPEKPADSAVAGSRLESRPISASPSFSSSIVAYKGSAKIFSLVEMDRATQRFDESRIIGEGGFGRVYEGILEDGERVAVKVLKRDDQQGTREFLAEVEMLSRLHHRNLVKLIGICSEEHMRCLVYELVPNGSLESHLHGSDKDTALLDWDARLKIALGAARGLAYLHEDSSPRVIHRDFKSSNILLEHDFTPKVSDFGLARTAIGEGNEHISTRVMGTFGYVAPEYAMTGHLLVKSDVYSYGVVLLELLTGRKPVDMSRPPGQENLVTWACPFLTNRDGLETLIDASLGSSIPLDSIAKVAAIASMCVQPEVDQRPFMGEVVQALKLVCKEGSEFNESRSFSQDLHIQDAEIISRASLDMDAGPVLSTEQFTASARYDTLDASGSFRRYSSSGPLKVGRTERNRERGLSTGSSSEHCGLQRFRMDSE
- the LOC125530664 gene encoding receptor-like serine/threonine-protein kinase ALE2 isoform X4, which translates into the protein MGRRQGGNGWGVCAALALASLVSAVVILGGGGHQQSHAPAFGRKVLLSITSGHPQINLDNILHPSQLQVPTLQSLGLTVKLSAPTSTSTDVNKQYDHYAPSPTIKHEDEAVSASKQALLPRMQPSLSPDHFYQSPEISSSIQSPATQTGNHHLQEQMPAASPSLPVEPHASHPKIAVNTPAAAHFLTQPPWSSQQPPSSPSTGSQSTQPAPLPHRYGHSPSSFHTPPTGQDTLRVPVASPPGEPPSKKKPPQEVVPPTPIAPASSQDKDGISFARPPNNLPSHSSSPPKGTRETNHLTPAAPPSIHRAIQTPPQERQRPHSNGPAASPTTTIHPANHGKANGVPVASPLKGRHHHSIAVNNTHGIHGAPTVAPSKGRHHRSLPVNRTSVEGPVHSPQISPGIHRRRHGIPVAAPPKEPSSHVPPANHKHHKGSFPVISPAPHRTGNASATSHGHSGLDHSPAPAPLVLSPSSGKDGNPVYAPHHPHQYHSPSYSPEPAPPPDNSAVRKPRALVPAPSHSLSPPPPNSYCTALNCKDPMTNSPPGTTCLCVLPIKVELRLGIALYMFFALVSELAQEIASGVFMNQSQVHVMGANAATEDPEKTIVLIDLVPLGARFDNTTTLTVFERFWHKQVIINPTDFGNYDVLYVQYPGLPSSPPSAPGNLNNSLSNGNDQRLHPLAADIGNHRETKSRGIIVIIVLSSVFALILCAGAALVIYFKLRNHHHLTEASLTPEKPADSAVAGSRLESRPISASPSFSSSIVAYKGSAKIFSLVEMDRATQRFDESRIIGEGGFGRVYEGILEDGERVAVKVLKRDDQQGTREFLAEVEMLSRLHHRNLVKLIGICSEEHMRCLVYELVPNGSLESHLHGSDKDTALLDWDARLKIALGAARGLAYLHEDSSPRVIHRDFKSSNILLEHDFTPKVSDFGLARTAIGEGNEHISTRVMGTFGYVAPEYAMTGHLLVKSDVYSYGVVLLELLTGRKPVDMSRPPGQENLVTWACPFLTNRDGLETLIDASLGSSIPLDSIAKVAAIASMCVQPEVDQRPFMGEVVQALKLVCKEGSEFNESRSFSQDLHIQDAEIISRASLDMDAGPVLSTEQFTASARYDTLDASGSFRRYSSSGPLKVGRTERNRERGLSTGSSSEHCGLQRFRMDSE